The Neoasaia chiangmaiensis sequence TCGATATTCAACTCTCTCTTACATGTAATGGGCCCAAAAAACGAGTTTCATCATCAAATCACCGATGATCTACGTGTCCGAGTGCTGCGGTCGTCAGTAAATGCGTATTGCGACCATGACAATAAATATGCGGTGGTTTTTGACACGAATAGAATGTGGACTACAAAAATATCGGCGATTGCTGATATTTTTCCGAAAGCTAGAATAATCTGCTGTGTACGCGGGCTAGGCTGGATCGTAGACAGTCTCGAGAGATTGGTGACCACACATGCGGTGGCCCCAACTCGTCTATCAAGGGGAGGTCCAGGGATGTCTGTTTTCGATCGATGCGAATCTTGGATCTCAGCCCGCGGAATCGTTGGACGGCCGTTCAATGCTTTGCGAGGCGCTCTGTCAAGTCAGGAAAGAGATCGCATTATCATCGTGAGCTACGAACAACTAGTTTCGAACCCGGAACACACTATTTCAATGATATATCAGAAGCTTGGGTTGGAGCTATTTCCACATGACTTCAATAACGTAATCTACTCTGCTGAGGCTTTTGACGCTGAAATCGGCATGCCAGAGCTTCACCGAGTCAGCGGACCAGTTGAAGAAAGACGTAGAAATACAATACTTCCGCGAGATTTATTTGACCGACTACAGAGCAACGTAATCTGTTCATAAAGGAACAAAGAATTTTCTTCGTTGCGGACCTCTGTGTGCGCGATCGAGATGGGATTTCTGATGATAGACTTCCAAGACAGTCATTTTGTCCCGCTAGTATCGACCAACCTGCCGCTGCCGCGTTACGGGGCAAGTGTCGCGCTTGCAGCAACGATTTTAATAATATTAGTCTCGGTGCTTTGCACTTATACGCGGCGAGAAACCGTATCGGGCCAGGTTATCGGAAAGAGCGGATTATTACAAATCCACAGCGCTACATCTGGTTACATTGCGCTGATTACTGTAAAATCCTTACAAAAGGTCAAAAAGGGAGACCTGTTACTCCGTATTGACACCGATCATGGAGCTGATGGAAGACCGCATGTGACGGCGCAAGTCTCGGAGGAGATGCGATCGCAAATGACGGAAATAACCAAAAGTATTGATTCGCAGAGAAAACTTGAAATTACACAAGTCCATCAGCTAGAAGCAAAGATAACCTCGATAGAGGACGATATAAGAAGCAATAAAAATTTACAGTCCACGTATCTCGAGCAAATTAAAAACCTTAATTCAGAATATAGGCGGCGTCTTTCTGGTGCTAGTGAGGGATTTGACACAGCAGAGAGAGCGGATGAGGCGCTTGACTCCTTATACTCCGCGGTTGAGCGTTTTCAGGAATTGGAGAAAGAGCACGACGATCTAACCCATGACGAAACAGACGCAAAGATACAAATTGACGAGACCAAGCATGAGGTGGATTTGAAGCTTCAAACACTGGAAAAAAGTTTTCATAACATAGGAAGTCAATTTCTTCAGAGCGAGGCATCTCGTATAACCGAAATATTCGCGCCGTATGACGGTGTGGTTACGGCGGTTGGCGCTCAGGCAGGTTCTTGGATCGACTCGTCCACGCCGATTATAACCCTAGACACCGCGCCAGGAGAACGTATCATTGAGTTATACGCCACGAGTAAAAGTATTGGTTTTCTTGTTCCTGGTACACGCGTAAATCTTCGCTTCGACGCATATCCCTACGAGAAATATGGTCAGTTGGGCGGCACGGTGATGGGATACGATATAAGTTCAGGTCGCGTAGCGGACACGGCGCACGCGGAAAACTTCGATCCCTCTGATCACCAGCAACTTTATGTCATACGCGTGCGCCCCGATAAACAATGGATTAGGGCTGGAACGTCTCGAACAATCCAAGTTGGAATGATCGTCCAGTCGCAAATTCTCGAAGAAAAGCGTCGATTGATTGAGTGGGCTGTTGAGCCATTATTACTGCCTTCGGTAAATTGATTTCGACACGGAGGACTATATGTTACAGCTTGATATCTCGATTAAGCGTAAACCACCGGTGTTACTGCAGGCAAATAGAACAGAGTGTGCAGCAGTTTGTCTTACGATGGCTGCCAATTATTTCGGAAACAACACGACTGTAAAAGAGATTAGATCGCTCGGTCTAGGAAGTACATTTGGGTGCTCTTTGTCGGACGTGTCGAGGGCTGCGCTTGTCATAAAAATCATGTCTCGTCCGATCGCCGTGAGTGCCGACGATCTGGCCGATTTGAAAGTTCCGACCATATTGCATTTTGATAACGACCATTTTGTCCTATTATCTAAGGTTAGCAGACAAAGCATCACAGTGAACGATCCGTCCTGTGGCGAGATAACCTTAAGTAAAAGAGAGTTCTCTTATAGAAGCTCCGGTTACGGTCTGGAGCTTTGGCCAGGCCAAAATTTCGAAAAAACTAATGTCGCGCAGAACCTGCGTCCCCATAAGTCTCTAGGTACAATACATGGTTCTCGCAAACTGGTTTGGAAAATAATATTAATATCAGTCGGTATAGAAGCGCTTGGTTTATTGCTGCCTCTATTTTCGGAGTGGGTTCTTGACCTCGCAATACCATCATCCGATACAGATTTACTGTTTACCTTATCTATATCTTTCTTTGTGGTCGTAATAGTGCAGCAGTTTTTGAATTATACACGAAGCTGGTGTATTATTTATTTGTCTAATTCGTACGGGATACAATGGAAGTCCCGCATGTTTTCACACATACTAAAATTGAACTACTCTTTTTTTTCTGGTCGCCTATTCGGTGACGTCCTTTCCCGCTTCGAATCTTTAGACGAGATAATAAAAGTTGTCACGAGTGTTTTCTTGATCAGTTACATTGACGGGGTTATGGCGCTTTTTACGATGGCAATGATGTTTGCATACAGTTGGAAGTTGGCATTACTCTCATGCGTCTCGTTGATATTTTATGCTTTGCTTAGAACCGTTCGGGTCGCCCCGCTGCATGGTGCTACTGCTCAGCAAATCGCGCTTAAAGCGCGGCAAGAAACTCATTTGATGGAAACAGTTCGAGGTTTAAGGACAATCAAACTTTTTCAAGAAGAGACACTTAGGCTGCGGGAGTGGATCAATATTGCAACAGCGCAGCTTAATGCTAGTGGCCGTTTATCAAACGCATCCGAGTTTTATCAGGTTCTGAGTGGCAGTCTTACGGGCACCGAGAGAATTGGCATTGTTTGGTGGGGGGCTGCAATGGTCATTCATGGTGATTTCTCCGTTGGAGGCTTGGTGGCATTTTTGGCCTACCGAGAGCAGGCGGACAAGCGAATTGTAAATGTCATCGATGCGGTTTCGAAAACAAGACTTCTTCAAATGCATTTGAGAAGAGTTGTTGAGATAACCTCTGAAGAACCCGAAGAAAATCGACTCTTAATCCAGAATGGCTCCCGTTCGGGTGACAAGGAGTTTCGCGAAATCCGGGCCGAAAACATAGCTTTTCGCTATTCGTCGGACGATAAATACATTTTAAAAGGTGTTGATCTCCGGCTATCGAGGTTAGATAGCGTTGCAATAATTGGCCCGTCAGGATCAGGAAAAACTACGCTGGCTCAAATCCTTGCAGGGTTATTAAGGCCGTCCTTAGGGCAGGTCGTACTTGATGGAAGGGTCTGCGTCAGTTCGGCGCTTCCGGAGCTAAGAGATATCTGTGGAACGGTTATGCAAGACGACTACTTGTTCAACGGAACTATCATCGAAAATGTTAGTTTTTTCGAAGATCGACCCGACTTAGAACGAGTGACGGAATGCCTTTCGACTGCGTGCATAGTCGACGAGGTTAATGACATGCCAGCTCAAGGGTATACCAGAGTTGGTGATATGGGAAGCACGCTGTCTGGGGGGCAACGACAAAGAATTCTTCTCGCTAGAGCGCTGTATCGTAAGCCGGCCATATTGATCCTCGACGAAGCAACTAGTCAGTTAGACATTGCAACCGAGCGAAGAGTCGTTAATAACATCAAGGCGTTGGGGCTTGCGAGGATTTGTGTAGCGCATCGATACGAAACTATAAAATCGTGCGAGCGCTTTCTGTCGCTCTCTGGAGGAAAGATAATCCGCCGCGGGGCTGTCGAGGAATTGGAAAGGCCGGTAGCGTGAAAATATCCTTTACGGGTTCCGCAAGATACCGTTCTGACGCGATATCGCTTATAGCGTGTTTTACCATTTGGGGGGCAGTCTTCCTGGCGTCATTATTTGAGTTCTCATTTAAGGATGTGGTCAGATATATTGCATGCGCCCCGCTATTGGTGTTTCTGGCTACAATATTCACTATGGCTCTTTATTACAGTATAAAAGGAGAGGGAAGAGTTTTTGATACTGAAAACCTACTACCTGAAAATCAAAAAAATTTTTACCGCTTCGCTTTACCGTTAGGCTTCGGAGCTTTTTTTACGGCCGTTGTTCCGTTCTCTCATAGTACTGACACTATCGTAAAGGTTTTGGATATGTTTGCGGTGTGTGTGGCTGGAAGATGTATAGAATTATGGATATTGCTTCGAGATAGGCGAAATTGATTATTCAATAACTCGAATATGACTAATTTCTCCATTTTGCTGACAGAGAGAGCATATCGTGGGTCTCGAGGCATACGGTTTCGATTCTGTCGTTGATTGTTTGGAAATTCTTTTTGCAAGAGTCGGGGTGAGCTTTTCACGGTCGGAGATTTGCGGGAATTTCATAGCTAAATTTGATAAATCCCTACCGCCGTTGGCGCTTCTTATTCATATGATTGAATCGTTAGGCCTTCCTAAGGCTAACGATATATGCGACGGGGTTTTTGATTGCGATCTGCTCGAATTGTGGAGTGATCGCTATGGCGTCAGGTGTAAGGTAGTTAAATACAGAAAGGCAGCTTCTGTTGACATGACGTCAAATACGTTCGTTGCACAACACAAGTACATCCTTATCGCTCCTCCGATTATTTCTCAAAAGACTCGCGTGTGTCATACGTTTAATATTTCTCCTATCAAAGCTGGAGATCCAGAAAATACATTTGTTCATAGAATCCGATTGGAAGAACGACGCCTGCATTTTATGTTGTCACGGGCAAGGCTAGAGGGCTTTCAGTCTCTTCAAGCTTGGAAACAGCATCATAGAGCGCAGGGTGCGTCGCGGCTACGAGCGATCGGCCGACCCGAAATTCTGACGAGAGATTTTATCGAAACTATCCATGATCTTGTCGTTGGCTGGTCAGTTCCGCGAAAGAGATCTTTTCGAGACATTGATCTTTCAAGGGGACGAAAAATATATGCTTTTCATGGTAGTATAGCGGCCTCAATAGAAGAGTGGGTGCAGATTTACGGTGATATGCGAAAAATACAGTCAGCAACCGACATTGAAGCTTTGACGTGGGTTATTTTCGCGCTTGGAGATTTTAATGCTGTACACCCTTTTCCAGATGGAAACGGTCGAGTTTGCCGCATTTTGTGCCACTGGTATCTTCAATCAATAGGAAGAAGGGCTAGTCGAACAATGTTTCAGAAGAACATTTGGTATGGAGCAATGCATCGTTTGGGAGTCGGCGATACTCGTCCC is a genomic window containing:
- a CDS encoding sulfotransferase family protein; amino-acid sequence: MKQIHFISGLPRSGSTLLSAILRQNPSFYAGMSSPLHSIFNSLLHVMGPKNEFHHQITDDLRVRVLRSSVNAYCDHDNKYAVVFDTNRMWTTKISAIADIFPKARIICCVRGLGWIVDSLERLVTTHAVAPTRLSRGGPGMSVFDRCESWISARGIVGRPFNALRGALSSQERDRIIIVSYEQLVSNPEHTISMIYQKLGLELFPHDFNNVIYSAEAFDAEIGMPELHRVSGPVEERRRNTILPRDLFDRLQSNVICS
- a CDS encoding HlyD family secretion protein; this translates as MIDFQDSHFVPLVSTNLPLPRYGASVALAATILIILVSVLCTYTRRETVSGQVIGKSGLLQIHSATSGYIALITVKSLQKVKKGDLLLRIDTDHGADGRPHVTAQVSEEMRSQMTEITKSIDSQRKLEITQVHQLEAKITSIEDDIRSNKNLQSTYLEQIKNLNSEYRRRLSGASEGFDTAERADEALDSLYSAVERFQELEKEHDDLTHDETDAKIQIDETKHEVDLKLQTLEKSFHNIGSQFLQSEASRITEIFAPYDGVVTAVGAQAGSWIDSSTPIITLDTAPGERIIELYATSKSIGFLVPGTRVNLRFDAYPYEKYGQLGGTVMGYDISSGRVADTAHAENFDPSDHQQLYVIRVRPDKQWIRAGTSRTIQVGMIVQSQILEEKRRLIEWAVEPLLLPSVN
- a CDS encoding peptidase domain-containing ABC transporter translates to MLQLDISIKRKPPVLLQANRTECAAVCLTMAANYFGNNTTVKEIRSLGLGSTFGCSLSDVSRAALVIKIMSRPIAVSADDLADLKVPTILHFDNDHFVLLSKVSRQSITVNDPSCGEITLSKREFSYRSSGYGLELWPGQNFEKTNVAQNLRPHKSLGTIHGSRKLVWKIILISVGIEALGLLLPLFSEWVLDLAIPSSDTDLLFTLSISFFVVVIVQQFLNYTRSWCIIYLSNSYGIQWKSRMFSHILKLNYSFFSGRLFGDVLSRFESLDEIIKVVTSVFLISYIDGVMALFTMAMMFAYSWKLALLSCVSLIFYALLRTVRVAPLHGATAQQIALKARQETHLMETVRGLRTIKLFQEETLRLREWINIATAQLNASGRLSNASEFYQVLSGSLTGTERIGIVWWGAAMVIHGDFSVGGLVAFLAYREQADKRIVNVIDAVSKTRLLQMHLRRVVEITSEEPEENRLLIQNGSRSGDKEFREIRAENIAFRYSSDDKYILKGVDLRLSRLDSVAIIGPSGSGKTTLAQILAGLLRPSLGQVVLDGRVCVSSALPELRDICGTVMQDDYLFNGTIIENVSFFEDRPDLERVTECLSTACIVDEVNDMPAQGYTRVGDMGSTLSGGQRQRILLARALYRKPAILILDEATSQLDIATERRVVNNIKALGLARICVAHRYETIKSCERFLSLSGGKIIRRGAVEELERPVA
- a CDS encoding Fic family protein; the protein is MGLEAYGFDSVVDCLEILFARVGVSFSRSEICGNFIAKFDKSLPPLALLIHMIESLGLPKANDICDGVFDCDLLELWSDRYGVRCKVVKYRKAASVDMTSNTFVAQHKYILIAPPIISQKTRVCHTFNISPIKAGDPENTFVHRIRLEERRLHFMLSRARLEGFQSLQAWKQHHRAQGASRLRAIGRPEILTRDFIETIHDLVVGWSVPRKRSFRDIDLSRGRKIYAFHGSIAASIEEWVQIYGDMRKIQSATDIEALTWVIFALGDFNAVHPFPDGNGRVCRILCHWYLQSIGRRASRTMFQKNIWYGAMHRLGVGDTRPMYRLISGDL